The Desmodus rotundus isolate HL8 chromosome 3, HLdesRot8A.1, whole genome shotgun sequence genome includes a region encoding these proteins:
- the COX14 gene encoding cytochrome c oxidase assembly protein COX14, whose protein sequence is MPTAKQLADIGYKTFSTSMLLLTVYGGYLCSARAYRYFQRHMSQRQAAEEQKTSGGM, encoded by the coding sequence ATGCCAACTGCCAAGCAACTGGCTGACATTGGCTACAAGACCTTCTCTACCTCCATGCTGCTGCTCACTGTGTATGGGGGCTACCTCTGCAGTGCCCGAGCTTACCGCTATTTCCAGCGGCACATGTCCCAGCGCCAGGCCGCAGAAGAACAGAAGACCTCAGGAGGAATGTAG